AATATGTAACTATTTTCATTAAAATCTCCTATCAATGAATGGGAAACACAGAGATTAggttaaaaaatatttagtaaaaAATCTCCTTTAACAAAAAGATGTTGAAAAAAAAACCGACATCAGAAGTAACTACTATCATCTACTTAGAAGCTTTTCATTGGTGATATTAGATACAATCTCCAAGTCACGAGTTTAAACGAAATGGTTACATTATATTCCCAATCTATACATCAAAATTGTAAACCACGCAAAAGCCTAAAGAGACTTGCTATCCATGTATCATTAGTATGTAAAAATCCAATGAAATTCCAACTTAATTGCCAAAAAAGAATCACATATCTAAGCATAAATCCCATCAAACACTAACAACCAGTACACTGATACCCATCAAATATTTGCATTAATGTTGATATATGGTGCGTTATTAGAGTATTTATTTGAGTGTGTTCCACTATGATCATTGTTATAGAGATACGAAACCTGCGACAATCATTAGCATGTATCAAATAATTAACAGCACCAAATGCAGTTTCCCATAAAATTAGATGAACAGGTCTAATTGGGTATATGTCATATACATAGATcaatttccttttcttttcataATGGCTGCTTACAGTTGAGAGTAAACACTTGACTGACTGGCTTCCCCACTTTCACTCTTCAGTTCACTCTTGTTTGTATTGCAGATAGGAATAGAGTAATCATCCACACATGATCTCCCTGGCCATGATTGGGATTGCGACAGCTGGGTCAAATGCTCAGCATCAGGAAAACTTTCTTGATTAGGTTGACCAGACATACCCTCAAATGTTGCTGCTTGAGTTGGCAGGTTAATAAGAAGAGGTTGATTTGTTGCATTAGGTACGTTATCTGTAGATTTATACAAGCCAGATCCAATCAACTCAGATTCCGGTGAGTTCCGTACGTGACGTAAAGGGTTGAGAACACCGTTGTCTTCGCTCCCATATATATGCCTCTGAAGCTGAGTTTGGTCAAGGAAGCTTTCAACTGGTCCAGAATTGATTTTCTGTAAAGTGTCAACCATAAGTAATGGACAAAAATTTTGACTAAACAATTCAAAAGATTACAGCGCCTGTTATAATTACTATATGATACACAAAGCAGCAGTCATGCCATCCCCAACAATGGTACTTCCCACATGGATAGAATATCATAACACAACTTGATGCAGACAACCCAATATACATGAATGAGAAAGAACTGCattctgctcaaacttttgaTGTCTGCATCACTTCGCAGAGATTGTAGGTGAAAATTACATGAAGCCAATAGTAAGAgccaaaaaaatagaaaaagccTCACTTGTGCAGCATCAAAAGGAAATCAAAGAGCATGTATATTTTACCCATGGAGCCAACTTCGTGGGCTCTGGACTCCAACCTTGATATGTTCCCTCATACATTTGTAACTTCTCCTGTAAAAATTGGATGTACTGTATAACCTGTATAGATAAAGCTTATTAGCATTCGTACCAGAAGtaagaaatcattcaaaaatttaaCTGAAAAGCGGATAACAGACCTCTAGCAGTAATGAAGCTTTATCTTTCTTCTGTTCACTTTCAGGGATTAAATCCCTCAAAATCTGAAATCTAcaatgaataaaatttacaatGATCTCCACCCAAGAAGATACGTATGATGACTGTGAAATAAAAATGGAGGTCTCACAATGAAAATGGTTGTCTCCATCCCAAATTAAGCAGTAATTCATATACTATAATAGTCCGAATCCAGGCTTCCAACTCCTAAccgaaaaataatttaatgtaCAAATGAAACACGAGAATTCGAACATTTCACACCAAAGTCTAATGTCCACAAGCCCAACATATTACTAGCGACCAAATGAAccataaacttaaataaaaaaatttctaaaaatcACAAAACAGCTATAAATCAACAACAATAATGAAAAGAATCACAGTTACCTCTCATTAATTTTGCTCCTCCTACGTTGCTCCGTCTCCGAATGCTTCGACCGAGAAGCATCCACCTTATGATCAACTCTCACCCTCTCtgttcaaatttcaaaattccgCAACTCAAATCACACAAATAAACGCGAGCATACATGAATTCCCCGAGTAGATACCTATACACACACAAACAAGCATGCTTGTATACCTATCGAAGAAGAGCAATCGGGAGCTTCTTCGTCTTCAACATGGCTCGCAATTCTTACCATTTGAGATTCAAATTCTCGAGCAATGTACGTGTTTGCATACAAGGAAACTATGGAGTACTATGTAAACTGAAAGAATATTTGCTGTACGAGAGATTTTGAGGAGCCCTAGGCAACCGCATTCAGTTTAGAAAATTTTGGTGGGGGACGTGCTCTAACGTGCGCGGTATACTTTTTAATAGAATGCTAAAAGTGGGCTTTGTACTATTCTATTGGGCCTTCCTGTAATGGACTGGACAGAATATAAATGGGCTCTTACGGTCTACTACTACTATTATCgagtattatttatttagaaagaAAAAAGAACTCTTCCATGCCAACAAAGGAAACACACCTCGATGTTTTccttttgacaaaattgtcctTAATTATATACATCTATAATGTTGGtctcacgtgcggaatttgagataataaaactcgaaaataaagaataaattgaaCACCGaaatttacgtggaaaacccctaaaaattgttagggtaaaaaccacgggtaagatgaaaagaattccactataacaTTTTacggtgtacaactcactcactgtgtttccaaagagaacacacactctcttatacaggagaacaaacacctcacaaatattatagaactaatagggtgagagaaaactcgaagaaggggtgatttcagaatgaaggggagAGCTCTGTTTATAGTCGAAAATCAGAGTGTGAATCGTTTATAGGAAGTTTCCTTCCATCTGCAGGGCATGCAAAATACGACTTGTTTTTCCTCACAATTAATCAACAAAGCCTGCTGACCTATTCAACAAAGCCTGCCTTCTTTGTCTGCCACAAAAAAATTCTTCCCGCATTAAATGACCTTAGCCGACATTTCttccacttggagatttgattgagaatcaaacacatctccacacatcctttcaattttgtcattccctgctgcttacgtttccgctagaccacttgaggatctacaccactcaaactttcCAGTGTTCACTGCTTGGTCAAAAAATCAGCCATGTTATCATTTGTATGGATCTTttgcatatccacgcttccttcttctaccacttcccgcacaaagtgaaattgtactccaatgtgtttcgtcctggaatgaaaggctggattccttgcgatgtgcaaggcactctgactgtcactaaacaaaggaacattatcttgtttgtgtccgatctcctccaataaccttttaatccatattgcctccttgcaagcttgagtagctgccatgtattctgcctctgttgtagataacaCCACAAttgtctgcagttttgaaacccagcttactgctccccctgcaagtgtaaacacataatcagtagtagatttcctcttatcaggatcacctgcataatctgaatcgacataactcctgagtgtaaaatccgatcctccataaaataatgcagcattcgaggtactcttaatgtatctaaggatcctcttaacagtgctccaatgctctcgtccaggattcgccatataccgactaactgctaccactgcttgagcaatgtctgttcttgtacagatcatggctaacatcaaacttcccactgctgatgcatatggtactcgagacatcttcatcctctctgcttcactgctaggacacatctcggaggataaattgaagttaacaggaagagaggtcgatattggcttactatcttgcatgttgaagcattgcaagactttcttcaaataatttttctgggaaagccaaatctttctgttacttctatctcggtgaacttgcatccctagaatcttgtttgctggtctcaagtccttcatatcaaattccctagccaactgtgccttcaatccttggacctgatctttgttggggattgctaccaacatgtcatctacatacaacaacaaaatgatataatcatcaccggACCTCTTGATatatgtacaagggtctgcactcagttTGTTGTAttcaaggctcatgatataggaatcaaatatcttgtaccaacacctcggcacctgtttgagaccgtacaagttctctttgcctattttcgcaaaaccttctggctggagcatatagatttcttcttcaagatctccatgaagaaatgctgtttttacatctagctgttctagatgtaggtcaaacaccgcacataatatcagcaccactctgactgttgtaagccgaaccacaggagaaaatatctcattgaagtcaatgtcttctttctgagcataccc
This sequence is a window from Primulina tabacum isolate GXHZ01 chromosome 17, ASM2559414v2, whole genome shotgun sequence. Protein-coding genes within it:
- the LOC142531458 gene encoding transcription factor BIM2-like isoform X2 produces the protein MVRIASHVEDEEAPDCSSSIERVRVDHKVDASRSKHSETEQRRRSKINERFQILRDLIPESEQKKDKASLLLEVIQYIQFLQEKLQMYEGTYQGWSPEPTKLAPWKINSGPVESFLDQTQLQRHIYGSEDNGVLNPLRHVRNSPESELIGSGLYKSTDNVPNATNQPLLINLPTQAATFEGRSCVDDYSIPICNTNKSELKSESGEASQSSVYSQLILSSLKNALQSSGVDLSQASISVQLDVGKQINDRSTMAKFRMKDNQNPPGLASVASGNEHPHKRFRVDES
- the LOC142531458 gene encoding transcription factor BIM2-like isoform X1 — translated: MVRIASHVEDEEAPDCSSSIERVRVDHKVDASRSKHSETEQRRRSKINERFQILRDLIPESEQKKDKASLLLEVIQYIQFLQEKLQMYEGTYQGWSPEPTKLAPWKINSGPVESFLDQTQLQRHIYGSEDNGVLNPLRHVRNSPESELIGSGLYKSTDNVPNATNQPLLINLPTQAATFEGMSGQPNQESFPDAEHLTQLSQSQSWPGRSCVDDYSIPICNTNKSELKSESGEASQSSVYSQLILSSLKNALQSSGVDLSQASISVQLDVGKQINDRSTMAKFRMKDNQNPPGLASVASGNEHPHKRFRVDES